A stretch of the Sinorhizobium alkalisoli genome encodes the following:
- a CDS encoding phosphomannomutase/phosphoglucomutase encodes MPDRFAVETSPLIKASGFREYDARWWFGRPDDGKPSELNLMGVQALGMGLGTFIRRSGIGPDIVTGHDFRAYSLGIKLALVCGLMAAGARVNDIGLALSPMAYFAQFALDVPSVAMVTASHNENGWTGVKMGMARPLTFGPDEMAELRRIVLEGDFDLIGGGAYTCIADFRRRYIDDLTRGRRIGRPLKVVAACGNGTAGAFAPDVLERIGCEVIPLDCELDYSFPRYNPNPEDMAMLHAIRDKVLESGADVGLGFDGDGDRCGVVDNEGNEIFADKVGVMLARDISALHPGSNFVVDVKSTGLFATDPVLNASGARTDYWKTGHSYIKRRVAELGAIAGFEKSGHFFFNPPLGRGYDDGLITAIAVCEMLDRSPDKSMAELYRALPMTWGSPTMSPHCGDDVKYAVVERIVERFRTMQRDGLPVAGQKIVDLVTVNGVRVVAEDGTWGLVRASSNKPELVVVVESPVSEARQRAMFEAVDGVLREHAEVGAYNQTI; translated from the coding sequence ATGCCCGACAGATTTGCCGTTGAGACCAGTCCACTGATCAAGGCGAGCGGCTTTCGGGAATATGATGCGCGATGGTGGTTCGGCCGTCCGGACGACGGTAAGCCGTCGGAATTGAACCTCATGGGGGTACAGGCACTGGGCATGGGGCTCGGCACCTTCATCCGGCGCTCAGGCATTGGACCGGATATCGTGACGGGGCATGATTTCCGCGCCTATTCGCTTGGCATCAAGCTGGCCTTGGTCTGCGGACTCATGGCGGCGGGCGCCCGGGTCAACGACATCGGTCTAGCGCTATCGCCGATGGCGTATTTTGCACAGTTCGCCCTCGATGTGCCATCGGTCGCGATGGTGACAGCCTCGCACAATGAAAATGGCTGGACCGGGGTCAAGATGGGGATGGCCCGGCCGCTCACATTCGGCCCGGACGAGATGGCGGAACTCAGAAGGATCGTCCTGGAGGGCGACTTCGACCTGATCGGCGGCGGCGCCTATACATGCATTGCGGACTTCCGCCGGCGCTACATCGACGATCTCACCCGCGGCAGGCGCATCGGCCGGCCGCTCAAGGTCGTGGCTGCCTGCGGCAACGGTACAGCCGGCGCCTTTGCACCTGATGTGCTGGAGCGGATCGGCTGCGAGGTGATCCCGCTCGACTGCGAACTCGACTACTCCTTTCCGCGCTACAATCCCAATCCCGAGGACATGGCGATGCTTCATGCCATCCGGGACAAAGTGCTGGAGAGCGGCGCCGATGTCGGGCTGGGTTTCGATGGCGACGGGGACCGCTGCGGCGTGGTCGACAATGAGGGTAACGAGATCTTCGCCGATAAGGTCGGCGTGATGCTGGCGAGGGATATCTCCGCCTTGCATCCCGGCTCGAATTTCGTGGTCGACGTCAAGTCGACCGGACTGTTCGCCACCGATCCGGTGCTGAATGCAAGCGGCGCTCGCACTGACTACTGGAAGACAGGTCATTCCTACATCAAACGCCGGGTCGCCGAACTTGGCGCCATCGCGGGCTTCGAGAAGTCGGGGCACTTCTTCTTCAATCCGCCGCTGGGACGCGGATACGACGACGGGCTGATCACGGCGATCGCTGTCTGCGAGATGCTCGACCGCAGTCCGGACAAGAGCATGGCTGAGCTCTACCGGGCGCTGCCGATGACCTGGGGCTCGCCGACCATGTCACCGCACTGCGGCGATGACGTGAAATACGCCGTCGTCGAGCGCATTGTGGAGCGGTTTCGCACGATGCAGCGCGACGGGTTGCCGGTCGCCGGGCAGAAGATCGTCGACCTCGTGACCGTCAACGGCGTGCGCGTGGTGGCCGAGGACGGCACCTGGGGATTGGTCCGGGCTTCATCCAACAAACCGGAACTCGTCGTGGTGGTGGAAAGCCCGGTCTCGGAAGCGCGCCAGCGGGCCATGTTCGAGGCGGTCGATGGCGTGCTCCGGGAGCATGCGGAGGTCGGCGCCTATAACCAGACAATTTAG
- a CDS encoding AGE family epimerase/isomerase, giving the protein MAERISCFVMSGGVGSRLWPLSREDNPKQFHDLAGHGSMLVSTVQRLKARPEGETPIHLIASERHAERVRADMAGIDLAGGRAIFEPVGRNTAAAVAVATIETIATYGDGLVLVVPSDHEIATEKQFWETVEKGTSAANAGRLVVFGITPSQPETGYGYIEARGEGDVRDVARFVEKPDLETAKAYVESGTFFWNAGIFLFRAGAMRAAFRSHRPEIWEAAVRAFAAAAREVSGTYLPHGLYSAIPSVSIDYAIMENASGIAMVPAGFRWSDLGSWQSLLDVSPTDANGNVAVGDVVAIDCEHAYLRSQGRLLSVIGLRDIAIVATADATFVAPVAKSQEVKRIVEQLEKCGRLETKFTPAHDRVMLPGAWRQRVAHWLLEETLPLWSTMGVDERHGGFHEALSFEAAPLTKPKRMRTMARQVYAFSVAKLRGWDGDADRLIAHGLAFMGKGRTESGGWARVLHVDGAIADACEDAYDHACVLLALAHAHQAGNPDALRLGQETLAFLDAHLEDERLTGFLETSDGTELRRTNPHMHLLEAFLAWYTATGERGYLRRAARIIDLFRSHFFDAESWTIGEYFDNAWKPAAGEQGQWTEPGHHFEWASLLVEFAGKSGQADLIAFARKLYASAIANGLNRSTGLAYGAVSRSGLPLDLGSRSWPQAEAVKAAVALDGTGGPDLKPEIEARVGHLFRWHIDPAPLGMWIDRIDEKGRSVATEVPASIFYHLVTALMQYLDKTEGAATVYQLPASDGKSTSEASFIKASA; this is encoded by the coding sequence ATGGCGGAACGGATCTCCTGTTTCGTGATGAGCGGTGGCGTCGGCTCGCGGCTTTGGCCGCTGTCGCGCGAGGATAATCCGAAGCAATTCCATGATCTGGCCGGACACGGTTCGATGCTGGTCAGCACTGTCCAGCGCCTGAAGGCCCGGCCAGAGGGCGAAACGCCAATCCACCTGATCGCCTCCGAACGCCATGCCGAGCGGGTGCGGGCGGACATGGCTGGCATAGATCTCGCGGGCGGCCGGGCGATCTTCGAGCCGGTCGGCCGCAATACGGCGGCGGCAGTGGCGGTGGCGACCATCGAAACGATCGCAACCTACGGCGACGGTCTCGTCCTGGTTGTTCCCTCTGACCACGAGATCGCGACCGAAAAGCAGTTTTGGGAAACCGTGGAAAAGGGCACGTCGGCTGCAAACGCCGGTAGGCTCGTCGTCTTCGGAATCACGCCCAGCCAGCCGGAGACCGGCTACGGCTATATCGAGGCGAGAGGGGAGGGTGATGTCCGCGATGTCGCGCGCTTCGTCGAAAAGCCGGACCTCGAGACCGCAAAAGCCTATGTGGAGTCTGGAACCTTCTTCTGGAACGCGGGCATTTTCCTGTTCCGCGCCGGCGCCATGCGCGCAGCGTTCCGTAGCCACCGGCCCGAAATCTGGGAAGCGGCTGTGCGTGCCTTCGCGGCGGCGGCGAGAGAAGTTTCGGGTACATATCTGCCGCACGGGCTCTATTCTGCAATTCCTTCGGTCTCGATCGACTATGCGATCATGGAGAACGCCAGCGGCATCGCGATGGTGCCGGCCGGCTTCCGCTGGAGCGATCTCGGCTCCTGGCAATCCCTCCTCGACGTCAGCCCGACGGACGCGAATGGCAATGTGGCGGTTGGCGATGTGGTGGCCATCGATTGCGAGCACGCTTACCTGCGCAGCCAGGGACGCCTGCTTTCGGTGATCGGACTTAGGGACATTGCGATCGTGGCAACGGCCGACGCGACGTTCGTGGCACCGGTGGCGAAGAGCCAGGAGGTCAAGCGGATCGTCGAGCAGTTGGAAAAGTGCGGTCGCCTGGAGACCAAGTTCACACCAGCGCATGACCGGGTAATGCTGCCGGGCGCCTGGCGGCAGCGTGTCGCGCATTGGCTGTTGGAGGAGACGCTGCCGCTCTGGTCGACCATGGGCGTCGACGAGCGCCATGGCGGCTTCCATGAGGCATTGAGCTTCGAGGCTGCGCCTTTGACGAAGCCAAAACGCATGCGCACCATGGCCCGACAGGTCTATGCCTTTTCCGTGGCGAAATTGCGCGGCTGGGATGGAGACGCGGACCGGCTGATTGCCCACGGCCTCGCATTCATGGGCAAAGGGCGCACCGAAAGCGGAGGTTGGGCTCGGGTGCTTCATGTCGACGGCGCCATCGCCGACGCTTGCGAAGATGCCTATGACCACGCCTGCGTACTCCTGGCGCTGGCGCATGCTCATCAGGCAGGCAATCCGGACGCGCTGCGGCTCGGCCAGGAGACCTTGGCCTTTCTCGATGCGCATCTGGAGGATGAGCGCCTCACCGGTTTTCTGGAAACTTCCGACGGCACCGAACTGCGCCGGACCAACCCTCATATGCATCTGCTCGAGGCTTTCCTGGCCTGGTACACGGCCACCGGCGAGCGCGGCTACTTGCGCCGGGCCGCACGTATCATCGACCTGTTCCGCAGCCACTTCTTCGATGCCGAAAGCTGGACCATCGGCGAATATTTCGACAACGCCTGGAAGCCGGCGGCAGGCGAGCAGGGACAATGGACGGAGCCGGGCCATCATTTCGAATGGGCGTCGCTACTGGTCGAGTTTGCCGGCAAGAGCGGCCAGGCGGATCTGATCGCTTTCGCCAGAAAGCTCTACGCCTCCGCGATTGCCAACGGGCTCAACCGCTCGACGGGGTTGGCCTATGGTGCCGTGTCGCGCTCCGGCCTGCCGCTCGATCTCGGCTCACGGAGTTGGCCGCAGGCTGAGGCGGTAAAGGCCGCTGTTGCCCTCGACGGCACCGGGGGACCGGACCTCAAGCCAGAGATCGAGGCTCGTGTCGGCCACCTGTTCCGCTGGCATATCGATCCAGCGCCGCTCGGCATGTGGATCGACCGCATCGACGAAAAGGGCAGAAGCGTCGCAACCGAAGTCCCGGCCTCCATCTTCTATCACCTCGTCACCGCGCTCATGCAATATCTCGACAAGACGGAAGGAGCGGCCACCGTTTACCAGTTGCCGGCATCCGATGGAAAATCCACTTCGGAGGCGTCCTTTATCAAGGCATCGGCGTGA
- a CDS encoding recombinase family protein: MMHEKIGPHHLERKAILYVRQSSVSQVLHNRESSALQYAMRDRLTALGWSRIETVDDDLGRSAAGGVTRAGFDRMVAEVCLGKVGAVAAREVSRFARNSRDWQQLIEMCRVVDTVLIDQEAVYAPRQGNDRLLLGLKGSLNEYELDLLRQRSLSARYEKARRGELVVTVPVGFLKVGDRIEKDPDRRIQEAIALVFNKVAELGSARQALLWFLEHGLDLPVRRANGDAIWRRPNYATIHRMIANPIYGGAYAYGKSRSVPGYGGRSGIRRKARDEWLALIPDAHEGYVSWERAEAIRKMVSDNVPASRHHGAPKHGDALLAGLFRCKRCGRKLTVRYTGANHNIPRYSCWRGLLDNGEPRCIAFGGLRVDDAIEEALLGVVEPGAIAAAVEAERNRASQRDQVQDALLRDLEAARYAADRAFRQYDAADPENRLVTSELEARWNKALTRVSEMESKIASHQAATPQSTPMSTLEMAALAGSLRTVWAAPATDARLKKRIVRTVIHEVIADLDDMTSEIVLVIHWVGGIHTELRLPKRHRGQRNATPDDIIEAVRQLVLIANDDVIAGVLNRNGLMTGNGNRWTRERVTALRSYRKIPVFRPQSDGIEPWLNLGDAARLLGVAPKTLRLAAEAGEIEGVHPLPDGPWIFSRSKLATSRAQQIVHRARQNPRYPTGSPPDQENLFPSTT; encoded by the coding sequence ATGATGCATGAGAAGATCGGGCCACACCATCTGGAGCGCAAGGCCATCCTGTACGTCCGACAGTCGTCTGTTTCTCAGGTTCTGCACAATCGCGAAAGCAGCGCTCTTCAATACGCCATGCGCGACCGGCTGACAGCACTTGGGTGGTCGCGCATTGAGACGGTGGATGACGATCTTGGTCGTTCGGCGGCCGGAGGCGTGACCCGTGCCGGTTTCGACCGAATGGTCGCCGAGGTCTGCCTCGGCAAGGTGGGCGCTGTGGCCGCACGAGAGGTGTCGCGATTTGCCCGCAACAGCCGCGATTGGCAGCAGCTCATCGAGATGTGCCGCGTCGTTGATACCGTTCTGATCGACCAGGAAGCGGTTTACGCCCCACGCCAGGGCAATGACCGGCTGCTCTTGGGCCTGAAGGGCAGCCTCAACGAGTATGAGCTCGATCTCTTGCGTCAGCGTTCCCTTTCCGCCCGCTACGAGAAGGCCCGCCGCGGAGAGCTTGTCGTCACGGTCCCGGTCGGCTTTTTGAAGGTTGGCGACAGGATCGAGAAAGATCCCGATCGGCGCATCCAGGAAGCCATTGCACTCGTCTTCAACAAGGTCGCCGAACTCGGCAGTGCACGACAGGCGCTGCTGTGGTTCCTCGAACATGGGTTGGATCTGCCGGTCAGGCGCGCCAATGGTGATGCCATCTGGCGCAGACCCAACTATGCGACCATCCACCGGATGATTGCGAACCCGATCTACGGCGGCGCTTATGCTTATGGTAAGAGTCGTTCCGTGCCGGGATACGGTGGCCGATCTGGAATTCGTCGCAAGGCGCGTGATGAATGGCTGGCCTTGATCCCGGATGCGCACGAAGGTTACGTCAGTTGGGAACGGGCGGAGGCGATCCGCAAGATGGTCAGCGACAATGTACCGGCCAGCCGCCATCATGGAGCGCCCAAGCATGGCGACGCTCTGCTTGCCGGTCTTTTCCGCTGCAAAAGATGCGGCCGGAAGCTGACGGTCCGATACACAGGGGCCAACCATAACATCCCGCGCTACTCCTGCTGGCGAGGGCTGCTCGACAATGGCGAGCCACGTTGCATCGCTTTCGGCGGCCTGCGGGTCGATGACGCGATCGAAGAGGCGCTGCTCGGGGTGGTCGAACCGGGAGCCATCGCGGCCGCCGTCGAAGCAGAGCGCAATAGGGCCAGCCAACGCGACCAGGTCCAGGACGCCCTCCTACGCGATCTTGAGGCAGCACGCTACGCCGCCGACCGGGCATTCCGGCAATACGACGCGGCTGATCCTGAGAACCGGCTGGTGACGTCGGAGCTTGAGGCGCGCTGGAACAAGGCGCTCACGCGCGTCAGCGAGATGGAGAGTAAGATCGCCAGCCACCAAGCCGCGACGCCACAATCAACGCCTATGTCGACATTGGAGATGGCAGCGCTTGCGGGGAGCCTTCGCACCGTCTGGGCAGCGCCAGCGACCGATGCAAGGCTCAAGAAACGCATCGTGCGCACGGTTATTCATGAAGTGATCGCCGATCTCGACGATATGACCTCGGAGATCGTCCTCGTCATCCATTGGGTTGGCGGGATCCACACGGAACTGCGCTTGCCGAAGCGGCATCGCGGGCAACGAAACGCCACGCCCGACGACATCATTGAGGCGGTGCGGCAACTCGTCCTCATCGCCAACGACGATGTGATTGCCGGGGTCCTCAACCGCAATGGATTGATGACCGGCAATGGCAATCGCTGGACCCGCGAGCGGGTCACCGCACTGCGGTCATACCGCAAGATTCCGGTCTTTCGCCCGCAGTCAGACGGGATCGAGCCCTGGCTTAATCTGGGCGATGCGGCGCGGTTGCTCGGGGTCGCGCCAAAGACGTTGAGGCTAGCCGCAGAGGCCGGCGAGATCGAAGGCGTTCATCCCTTGCCGGACGGTCCGTGGATCTTCAGCCGGTCAAAACTCGCCACTTCGCGAGCGCAACAAATCGTTCATCGCGCCCGACAGAACCCTAGATACCCCACGGGATCGCCTCCAGATCAGGAAAATCTATTCCCTTCAACAACATAG
- a CDS encoding PRC-barrel domain-containing protein, whose amino-acid sequence MLWSASDMKGCGIDATDGSIGTIGDLLFNDQNWTVRWFVVETGLVFTGRKVLLPPSAILSSDSIGRLLSVNVTKQQVKDSPEIDVDAPVSRQQESSVYDHYGWHPYWGPHTYFAPGARAPVVPAPTPEYEEEQAADVRGEGDPHLRSANEVTGYYVNATDGDIGHVEDLVVDTDAWAIRYIAVDTVNWWPGKKVLISPASLTDVIWATQTVDINLTRDQIRNAPEYLPGESIDRAYETRYHDYYGYPYYWK is encoded by the coding sequence ATGCTATGGAGCGCATCCGACATGAAGGGCTGTGGCATCGATGCCACCGACGGCTCGATCGGTACCATCGGCGATCTTCTATTCAACGACCAGAACTGGACCGTTCGCTGGTTCGTCGTCGAGACGGGCTTGGTGTTCACCGGGCGAAAGGTGCTCTTGCCGCCATCGGCGATTCTATCGTCAGACTCCATTGGACGGCTTCTGTCCGTCAACGTGACGAAGCAACAGGTCAAGGACAGTCCTGAGATCGATGTCGATGCACCCGTCTCGCGCCAGCAGGAAAGCAGCGTCTACGATCACTATGGCTGGCACCCCTATTGGGGGCCTCACACCTATTTTGCGCCCGGCGCCAGGGCTCCGGTCGTGCCGGCGCCGACTCCCGAATACGAGGAAGAACAGGCGGCCGATGTGCGAGGAGAGGGCGATCCGCATCTGCGATCCGCGAACGAAGTCACCGGCTATTACGTCAACGCAACGGATGGCGACATCGGTCATGTGGAGGACCTGGTCGTCGACACCGATGCCTGGGCGATCCGTTACATCGCCGTGGATACGGTGAATTGGTGGCCTGGCAAGAAGGTGTTGATTTCGCCGGCGTCCTTGACCGACGTGATCTGGGCCACCCAGACCGTGGACATCAACCTTACGCGCGACCAGATACGCAATGCGCCGGAGTATCTCCCGGGTGAATCGATCGATCGCGCCTATGAAACGCGCTACCACGACTACTACGGCTATCCCTATTATTGGAAATGA
- a CDS encoding AI-2E family transporter — MSANPRPTDFSVRPVLVGAALVVGGLLIWELRHFLMLVFAAVLLAIALSAFSQFIRTWLGTGWNLSLFVSAAVIVAAIAGFSFLLGSQIGGEITQLAERAPELAVSAGNWLGLEDPLEWLEQQARGVFRNFSLLSGISGLSTVIYSSLVETLLVVAGAIYLAARPRSYREGFLKLLPGRWRNRAGKTIASAEDALRVWLLGQFLAMAAVGLATTLGLLALGIPSAVALGFLAGVLEFVPYVGPVLSAVPAVALGLVEGPTKALLVFALYFAIQQAEGLLLAPLIQRKAVDLAPALAIFAIVAFGIVLGPMGVVLAAPLTVLSVVLVKTLWLREDDDRSRAEAPSEQAELERSAGS; from the coding sequence ATGTCAGCGAACCCAAGACCTACGGATTTTTCGGTCCGGCCCGTCCTCGTCGGGGCAGCACTGGTCGTTGGCGGTCTGCTGATTTGGGAACTGCGGCATTTCCTCATGCTTGTCTTCGCCGCTGTCCTGCTGGCCATCGCGCTCAGCGCCTTCTCGCAATTCATCAGGACCTGGCTCGGGACCGGCTGGAACCTGTCTCTGTTCGTCTCCGCGGCCGTGATCGTTGCGGCCATCGCGGGTTTCAGCTTCCTTCTCGGCTCTCAGATCGGCGGCGAAATAACGCAGTTAGCAGAGCGCGCTCCGGAGTTGGCCGTTTCGGCCGGCAACTGGCTTGGTCTTGAAGACCCGCTGGAATGGCTCGAGCAGCAAGCGCGCGGCGTTTTTCGGAACTTCAGCCTATTGAGCGGTATATCGGGGCTTTCGACTGTCATTTATTCGTCCCTGGTCGAGACGCTTTTGGTCGTGGCCGGGGCGATATATCTCGCCGCCCGGCCCAGGAGCTATCGTGAAGGCTTTCTCAAGCTGCTACCGGGTAGGTGGCGAAACAGGGCCGGCAAGACCATCGCTTCGGCCGAGGACGCTCTCCGGGTATGGTTGCTCGGGCAGTTCCTCGCCATGGCCGCGGTGGGCCTCGCAACGACGCTGGGGCTGCTGGCTCTCGGTATTCCCTCGGCGGTGGCTCTCGGATTCCTGGCCGGGGTGCTCGAATTCGTGCCGTATGTCGGTCCGGTCCTCAGCGCAGTACCGGCGGTTGCACTCGGGCTGGTAGAGGGGCCGACCAAGGCGCTGCTCGTGTTCGCGCTCTACTTCGCTATCCAGCAGGCAGAGGGCCTGCTGCTTGCCCCACTGATCCAGCGCAAGGCCGTCGATCTCGCGCCTGCTCTGGCCATTTTCGCGATCGTCGCCTTCGGAATCGTCCTTGGCCCGATGGGGGTGGTTCTTGCCGCCCCGCTGACCGTTTTGTCGGTGGTCCTGGTGAAGACGCTTTGGTTACGCGAGGACGACGACCGTTCTCGCGCCGAGGCACCATCTGAGCAAGCGGAGCTTGAAAGGTCGGCGGGAAGTTAA
- a CDS encoding xanthine dehydrogenase family protein molybdopterin-binding subunit, which yields MTALDHLELSRRSLLKGGGALVLYFSISPGRLTAQEGAPTAAPSPAKLPGSLSDFPFLDSWIRIDNDESITVFTGKAELGQGIRTALSQIAAEQLKVDFSHIRLLTADTAQTPDEGYTAGSQSMQHSGTAILHAAAHLRRMMIGLAAEEMGVAAGDLEVEDGAVVSSSGERRSYGQLVSGQSLHVTVNDQTGFFEPGNYTIMGQPVPRVDIPGKVTGEPSYVHDLRLEGMVHARIVRPPRRGMRLADLDTSQIDDMPGVIRVVRDGNYLGVIAEGEFQAIKAMQALQTAAQWEGGASLPSESDIYDHLMQLPAESSVISGPETAVPPPDGAKLVEATYTRPYQMHGSIGPSCAVGLFQNGQLTIWSHTQGVYPDRAAIAEMVGMEEAAVRLIHMEGAGCYGHNGADDAAADAALLARAVPDRPVRIQWMRDHEHQWEPYGSAMIVRANGSVSATGDISSWNYEVWSNPHTTRPGPAGNLLPAQLISNAFEPEAPTNIPQPAGGADRNAIPPYRIPNARVVEHFISEMPLRTSALRSLGAYMNVFALESFMDELALAAAVDPVEFRLARLEDPRAREVVTTAVQAFDWDGWERRPGRGRGLAYARYKNLAAYCAVAIDVEVDRATGHIRLGRAVAACDSGQVVNPDGIRNQIEGGLVQSASWTLFEQVLFNSEGVRSADWAGYPIMRFPSVPETVEVHVIDRPGEPFLGTGEASQGPAAAAIANAVADAIGVRIRDLPLQPERVRAATQA from the coding sequence ATGACCGCCCTTGATCACCTGGAACTGTCGCGCCGCTCGCTTCTCAAGGGCGGCGGTGCGCTGGTCCTCTATTTCTCGATTTCGCCCGGCCGGCTCACGGCCCAGGAAGGCGCGCCGACCGCTGCTCCCTCGCCCGCCAAGCTTCCAGGAAGCCTTTCCGATTTTCCTTTCCTCGATTCCTGGATACGCATCGACAACGACGAAAGCATCACGGTCTTCACCGGCAAGGCCGAACTCGGTCAGGGCATCCGCACAGCCCTCAGCCAGATCGCGGCGGAACAGCTCAAGGTCGACTTTTCGCATATCAGGCTCCTCACCGCCGATACGGCGCAAACGCCCGACGAAGGCTACACGGCCGGCAGCCAATCCATGCAACATAGCGGCACCGCTATTTTGCATGCCGCAGCACATCTGCGCCGGATGATGATCGGTCTGGCGGCCGAGGAGATGGGTGTCGCGGCCGGCGATCTCGAGGTTGAGGACGGTGCTGTCGTCAGCAGTTCCGGCGAAAGGCGAAGCTACGGGCAACTGGTCAGCGGGCAGTCGCTTCATGTGACGGTGAACGATCAGACCGGCTTCTTCGAACCGGGGAATTACACGATTATGGGGCAGCCGGTGCCGCGCGTCGATATTCCGGGCAAAGTCACCGGCGAGCCGTCCTATGTGCACGACCTGAGACTTGAGGGCATGGTGCATGCCCGCATCGTGCGTCCGCCGAGACGCGGCATGCGTCTTGCCGACCTCGATACGTCGCAGATAGACGACATGCCGGGCGTGATCAGGGTGGTGCGGGACGGCAACTATCTCGGCGTAATCGCGGAAGGAGAGTTCCAGGCGATTAAGGCGATGCAGGCGCTTCAAACGGCCGCGCAGTGGGAAGGTGGCGCCTCGTTGCCCTCCGAAAGCGACATCTATGATCATCTGATGCAGTTGCCGGCGGAGAGCAGCGTGATCAGCGGACCGGAAACCGCCGTGCCGCCGCCTGACGGCGCGAAGCTCGTTGAGGCTACTTATACACGGCCCTACCAGATGCACGGATCGATAGGCCCGTCCTGTGCGGTGGGGCTCTTCCAGAATGGTCAGCTCACCATCTGGAGCCATACCCAAGGCGTCTACCCGGATCGTGCGGCGATCGCCGAGATGGTCGGCATGGAGGAGGCAGCCGTGCGGCTTATCCATATGGAGGGCGCGGGTTGCTACGGTCATAATGGCGCGGACGATGCGGCAGCCGATGCGGCCCTGCTGGCACGCGCCGTGCCCGATCGCCCGGTCCGCATCCAATGGATGCGTGATCACGAGCATCAATGGGAACCCTATGGCTCGGCCATGATCGTGCGTGCGAATGGCTCCGTTTCTGCGACAGGCGACATATCGAGCTGGAACTACGAAGTCTGGAGCAATCCGCATACCACGAGGCCGGGCCCGGCAGGCAACCTTTTGCCGGCCCAGCTCATATCCAACGCCTTCGAGCCGGAAGCGCCCACCAACATCCCGCAACCGGCCGGCGGAGCCGACCGAAATGCGATTCCACCCTATAGAATTCCGAACGCGCGCGTGGTCGAACACTTCATCAGCGAGATGCCGCTGCGCACATCGGCCCTGCGCTCCCTCGGGGCCTATATGAACGTCTTCGCGCTGGAGAGCTTCATGGACGAACTGGCGCTTGCCGCCGCGGTGGATCCGGTGGAGTTCCGGCTTGCCCGGCTCGAGGATCCGCGGGCGCGCGAAGTCGTGACGACGGCCGTACAGGCGTTCGATTGGGATGGTTGGGAGCGGAGACCCGGGCGCGGGCGCGGCCTTGCCTACGCCCGCTACAAGAATCTCGCCGCCTATTGCGCCGTTGCCATCGACGTGGAAGTGGATCGCGCAACCGGGCACATCAGGCTTGGCCGGGCGGTTGCCGCCTGCGACAGCGGCCAGGTGGTCAATCCGGACGGCATTCGCAACCAGATCGAAGGCGGGCTCGTGCAGTCGGCGAGCTGGACGCTTTTCGAGCAGGTGCTTTTCAATTCGGAAGGAGTCCGATCGGCCGACTGGGCAGGCTATCCGATCATGCGTTTCCCGTCGGTGCCGGAGACGGTGGAAGTCCATGTCATCGACCGGCCGGGCGAGCCTTTTCTCGGCACCGGCGAGGCCTCCCAGGGGCCCGCAGCAGCAGCGATCGCCAATGCCGTGGCGGACGCGATCGGTGTCCGAATCCGAGACCTGCCGCTCCAGCCCGAGCGCGTGCGTGCCGCTACGCAGGCCTGA
- a CDS encoding (2Fe-2S)-binding protein: protein MITLNVNGSTFDTDSAPETPLLYVLRNEMELNGAKFGCGLGQCGSCTVLADGHPIFSCLTPIAVLAGREVTTLEGLGSIDSPGPVQKAFIDEQAAQCGYCIPGMIMRAHALLLENSAPDETTIRAALEPSLCRCGTHMRILRAVHRASESFQQQTSSAGEPGQ from the coding sequence ATGATCACGCTTAATGTGAACGGCAGCACGTTCGATACCGACAGCGCGCCGGAGACGCCACTCCTTTACGTTCTGCGAAACGAGATGGAACTTAACGGTGCGAAGTTCGGCTGCGGGCTGGGCCAGTGCGGCTCCTGCACGGTGCTCGCCGACGGCCACCCCATCTTTTCTTGCCTGACGCCCATCGCCGTGCTTGCCGGGCGGGAGGTCACGACGCTCGAAGGCCTCGGCTCTATCGACAGCCCCGGCCCGGTGCAAAAGGCTTTCATCGACGAACAGGCCGCGCAATGTGGCTACTGCATTCCCGGCATGATCATGCGGGCGCATGCCCTTCTCTTGGAGAATTCCGCGCCCGACGAAACGACCATCCGCGCGGCCCTCGAGCCCTCTCTCTGCCGCTGCGGAACGCATATGCGGATCCTGCGCGCCGTGCACCGGGCGAGCGAAAGCTTTCAGCAACAAACATCCTCCGCAGGGGAGCCTGGCCAATGA